The following are from one region of the Halolamina litorea genome:
- a CDS encoding CPBP family intramembrane glutamic endopeptidase: protein MSSPPSRPIALLIALTLAVGGLVVSTITGLLGTLIGALLGAGADPASAVPVLVALLLVTSEAGFVAVGYAFRRSDDGADIVVDWLAEHSPSAREAALIVGATAALVVSNRLGFWLGSLIGIDPVTAVSAPDELTVAVLVFLIPVMLFAVGPAEEYLFRGVIQGYLESSFSAAGALGWSATLFALVHLPNLVADPSAGVVSVPLWLLIGVVLGWLYQRTGALLVPVAVHGLYNVAVITLLFAELGIV, encoded by the coding sequence GTGTCCAGCCCTCCAAGCCGGCCGATCGCACTCCTGATCGCGCTGACACTCGCCGTCGGCGGCCTCGTCGTGAGCACTATCACCGGCCTCCTCGGGACGCTGATCGGGGCCTTACTCGGTGCCGGCGCCGATCCGGCGTCGGCGGTCCCCGTGCTCGTCGCCCTCCTGTTGGTCACCTCCGAGGCGGGGTTCGTCGCCGTCGGCTACGCCTTCCGCCGGAGCGACGACGGCGCCGACATCGTCGTCGACTGGCTCGCCGAACACAGCCCGAGCGCCCGCGAGGCCGCGCTGATCGTCGGCGCCACCGCCGCCCTCGTCGTCAGCAACCGTCTCGGCTTCTGGCTCGGGTCGCTGATCGGGATCGACCCCGTGACGGCCGTCTCGGCCCCCGACGAACTCACCGTCGCGGTGCTCGTCTTCCTGATCCCGGTGATGCTGTTCGCCGTCGGGCCGGCCGAGGAGTACCTGTTCCGCGGCGTGATACAGGGCTACCTCGAAAGCTCCTTCTCGGCGGCGGGAGCACTGGGCTGGAGCGCGACGCTGTTCGCGTTGGTCCACCTGCCGAACCTCGTGGCGGACCCGAGCGCCGGCGTCGTCTCGGTCCCGCTCTGGCTCCTGATCGGGGTCGTGCTCGGCTGGCTCTATCAGCGGACCGGCGCGCTGCTGGTCCCGGTGGCGGTCCACGGCCTCTACAACGTCGCCGTGATCACGCTGCTGTTCGCCGAACTGGGGATCGTCTAA
- a CDS encoding LUD domain-containing protein, translating into MSQPPVSTFTDALDGLGVGWRNTTTADFPAALADAIEAPAVGTALPFEGVSLDGADVTVPPTPAELREATTGVTPVFGGIAQYGSVVVESRPEGDELVALYPERHVAVLRESDLVGGVDDAIEDRRARIAAGRDSAVLATGVSATADMGATVEGVHGPREVHVIVLRDR; encoded by the coding sequence ATGAGCCAGCCGCCCGTATCGACGTTCACCGACGCGCTCGACGGTCTCGGCGTGGGGTGGCGCAACACGACGACCGCCGACTTCCCGGCGGCGCTCGCCGACGCCATCGAGGCGCCGGCGGTGGGAACGGCCCTCCCGTTCGAGGGCGTCTCCCTCGACGGCGCCGACGTGACCGTGCCGCCGACCCCTGCCGAACTCCGCGAGGCGACCACGGGTGTCACGCCGGTGTTCGGCGGGATCGCCCAGTACGGCTCCGTCGTCGTGGAGTCACGCCCCGAGGGCGACGAACTGGTCGCGCTCTACCCCGAGCGCCACGTCGCCGTCCTACGGGAGAGCGACCTCGTCGGCGGCGTCGACGACGCCATCGAGGACCGGCGGGCGCGGATCGCCGCCGGCCGGGACAGTGCGGTGCTCGCGACGGGCGTGAGCGCCACCGCGGACATGGGCGCCACCGTCGAGGGCGTCCACGGCCCGCGCGAAGTGCACGTGATCGTCCTCAGGGACCGATGA
- a CDS encoding DUF5786 family protein, which produces MGFGSYDESEQENQQLDMNDGDEAVDADGGTHDGTVEFDNGASNDELLDRLQEIKDD; this is translated from the coding sequence ATGGGCTTCGGGAGCTACGATGAATCCGAGCAGGAGAATCAGCAGCTCGACATGAACGACGGCGATGAAGCGGTCGACGCCGACGGCGGCACCCACGACGGGACCGTCGAGTTTGACAACGGGGCCTCCAACGACGAACTCCTGGACCGCCTCCAGGAGATCAAGGACGATTAA
- the citZ gene encoding citrate synthase: protein MSGEVQKGLEGVVVAESQLSYIDGDEGLLIYRGHDIETLAAEATYEEVLYLLWHGSLPTADELSEFTATMAEERTIDDSVLSTLADLAAADEEPMAALRTATSMLSAADPESDADPADGEATLRKGRRITAKIPTVLAAYQRLRDGDEPVDPREDLSHAGNFLYMLTGAEPDDVAEETLDMALTLHADHGLNASTFASMVVASTLADTYASVTAGVGALSGSLHGGANQDVMETLIEVEESAKDPVEWVTDALDNGRKIPGFGHRVYNVKDPRAVILEEKSRDLGDASGERKWYDHANRIEEYLIEEAGFREKGLAPNVDFYSGTVYYQLGLPVDMFTPIFAMSRVGGWVAHISEQVENNRIFRPRAKYTGEKEAEWVPIEER, encoded by the coding sequence ATGTCAGGAGAGGTTCAGAAAGGGCTGGAAGGAGTCGTCGTCGCGGAGTCTCAACTGAGCTACATCGACGGCGACGAAGGGCTGCTGATCTACCGCGGCCACGACATCGAGACGCTCGCCGCGGAGGCGACCTACGAGGAGGTCCTCTACCTGCTGTGGCACGGCTCACTCCCGACGGCCGACGAACTCTCCGAGTTCACCGCGACGATGGCCGAGGAGCGCACCATCGACGACAGCGTGCTCTCGACGCTCGCTGACCTCGCGGCCGCCGACGAGGAGCCGATGGCCGCGCTGCGGACGGCGACATCGATGCTCTCGGCGGCCGACCCCGAGTCGGACGCCGACCCCGCCGACGGCGAGGCGACCCTCCGGAAGGGCCGACGGATCACCGCGAAGATCCCCACCGTGCTGGCGGCCTATCAGCGCCTCCGGGACGGCGACGAGCCGGTCGACCCCCGCGAGGACCTGAGCCACGCCGGGAACTTCCTCTACATGCTGACCGGCGCCGAACCCGACGACGTGGCCGAAGAGACCCTGGACATGGCGCTGACGCTCCACGCAGACCACGGGCTGAACGCTTCGACGTTCGCGTCGATGGTCGTCGCCTCCACGCTCGCGGACACCTACGCCTCCGTGACCGCCGGCGTCGGCGCGCTCTCGGGGTCGCTTCACGGCGGCGCCAATCAGGACGTGATGGAGACCCTGATCGAAGTCGAGGAGTCCGCGAAGGACCCCGTCGAGTGGGTCACCGACGCGCTCGACAACGGCCGCAAGATCCCCGGCTTCGGCCACCGCGTCTACAACGTCAAGGACCCGCGGGCCGTGATCCTCGAGGAGAAGTCCCGCGACCTCGGCGACGCCTCCGGCGAACGCAAGTGGTACGACCACGCCAACCGCATCGAGGAGTACCTGATCGAGGAGGCGGGCTTCCGGGAGAAGGGCCTCGCGCCCAACGTCGACTTCTACTCCGGCACCGTCTACTACCAACTCGGCCTCCCCGTCGACATGTTCACGCCCATCTTCGCGATGAGCCGTGTCGGCGGCTGGGTCGCCCACATCAGCGAGCAGGTCGAGAACAACCGCATCTTCCGCCCGCGGGCGAAGTACACCGGCGAGAAGGAGGCGGAGTGGGTGCCGATCGAGGAACGGTAA
- a CDS encoding NUDIX hydrolase, with amino-acid sequence MELSGLAGHEPLTVADAERWASVLAPVVEREGEPAILFIKRAEHLGSHPGQMAFPGGGHEPFDPDLLDTARREAFEEIGLDQSEPSIVGQLDDTTTTSGYAIRPFVAQVPDRAYEPDEREVAEIATLPVADLIDPTNYESERRERPEVGDVRIHYFHVGDYTVWGATGRMLVQLLELTTDWRAPESVDRVVPAEAEFPV; translated from the coding sequence ATGGAACTGTCGGGGCTCGCGGGTCACGAACCGCTCACGGTCGCCGACGCCGAGCGCTGGGCCAGTGTGCTCGCGCCGGTCGTCGAGCGCGAGGGCGAGCCCGCGATCCTGTTCATCAAGCGTGCGGAGCATCTCGGCTCGCACCCGGGACAGATGGCGTTCCCCGGGGGCGGCCACGAGCCGTTCGACCCGGACCTGCTCGACACCGCCCGGCGCGAGGCGTTCGAGGAGATCGGGCTCGACCAGTCCGAGCCGTCGATCGTCGGCCAACTCGACGACACGACGACGACCTCCGGCTACGCGATCCGTCCCTTCGTCGCACAGGTGCCCGACCGGGCGTACGAACCCGACGAGCGGGAAGTCGCCGAGATCGCCACCCTTCCCGTCGCTGACCTGATCGACCCCACGAACTACGAGTCCGAGCGCCGCGAGCGCCCCGAGGTCGGCGACGTGCGCATCCACTACTTCCACGTCGGCGACTACACCGTCTGGGGCGCGACCGGCCGGATGCTCGTCCAACTGCTCGAACTCACGACCGACTGGCGCGCGCCCGAGTCCGTCGACCGCGTCGTCCCCGCCGAGGCCGAGTTCCCGGTGTGA
- a CDS encoding MFS transporter, with product MSDATDDQHEERLFRGYSGRLLLAVSLGWALLQAGRLTISPLLPAIGDDLGISSGAAGFAITVVWGTYAVLQYPSGRLSDRLSRTTLLVGGLALAAVGFLTLSAAPTYSAFLFGAVVIGVGVGLYPTPARGLVSDLFVAKRGRAFGLHTASGDVGGILAAGLGTAVLAVATWRAAFAPVAAALLLIALLLHLWSQEGYELATVDLAIGDTFRRILGVPRLRWLLVAYALYAFTWQAATGFLPTYLRTKELSPTVANAGLAVLFVVGAVVKPLAGTLGDRVPRGLLAPGVLLVAATALVAVVLSSTPVIALGGVAVFAAGLMAYPPVMQAYLMDSFPGDSMGGDLGAMRSVYIGIGSLGATYVGVVGQFLDYDIAFAGLVGCLLISSTVIVLRGRE from the coding sequence GTGAGCGACGCGACCGACGACCAGCACGAGGAACGACTGTTCAGGGGCTACTCCGGACGGCTCCTGCTCGCGGTCTCGCTCGGGTGGGCGCTGTTGCAGGCTGGGCGGCTGACGATCTCGCCGCTGCTGCCGGCGATCGGCGACGACCTGGGGATCTCCAGCGGCGCGGCGGGGTTCGCCATCACGGTGGTCTGGGGGACGTACGCGGTCCTCCAGTACCCGAGCGGCCGGCTCTCGGACCGGCTCTCGCGGACGACGCTGCTCGTCGGCGGTCTCGCCCTCGCCGCCGTCGGCTTCCTCACGCTCTCGGCGGCGCCGACCTACTCGGCGTTCCTGTTCGGTGCGGTCGTGATCGGCGTCGGCGTCGGGCTCTACCCCACTCCCGCCAGAGGGCTCGTCTCGGACCTGTTCGTCGCCAAACGGGGGCGGGCGTTCGGTCTCCACACCGCGTCGGGCGACGTGGGCGGTATCCTCGCAGCGGGGCTGGGGACGGCCGTGTTGGCGGTGGCGACGTGGCGCGCGGCCTTCGCGCCGGTCGCGGCGGCGTTGTTGCTGATCGCCCTGCTGCTCCACCTCTGGAGCCAGGAGGGCTACGAACTCGCGACGGTCGACCTCGCCATCGGCGACACGTTCCGGCGCATCCTCGGCGTCCCGCGGCTGCGCTGGCTGCTGGTCGCCTACGCGCTCTACGCGTTCACCTGGCAGGCCGCCACGGGGTTCCTCCCCACGTACCTCCGGACGAAGGAACTCTCGCCGACCGTCGCCAACGCGGGGTTGGCGGTGCTGTTCGTCGTCGGCGCCGTGGTGAAGCCGCTGGCGGGCACCCTCGGCGACCGGGTCCCTCGGGGCCTGCTCGCGCCCGGCGTGTTGCTCGTCGCCGCCACCGCGCTCGTCGCCGTGGTGCTCTCCTCGACGCCCGTCATCGCCCTCGGCGGCGTCGCCGTCTTCGCCGCGGGGCTGATGGCCTACCCGCCGGTGATGCAGGCGTACCTCATGGACTCGTTCCCGGGCGACAGCATGGGTGGCGACCTGGGCGCGATGCGGAGCGTCTACATCGGCATCGGCTCGTTGGGTGCCACCTACGTCGGCGTCGTCGGCCAGTTCCTCGACTACGACATCGCCTTCGCGGGGCTGGTGGGCTGTCTGTTGATCAGCAGTACGGTGATCGTGCTCCGCGGTCGGGAGTGA
- a CDS encoding DUF7388 family protein, with the protein MTPDTTHSDSTARRTTSESVGPFPRIGIDAVALKPTEVDLARAADLGASTLVIDYEGRESFPDAGTLRRLAETAAVRVTTPVRADGLDPLGDDSLAADLPAEVGRVLVAGHGAYLSEAETGRAIAPRFGEAIEQHPDAWVGTEGVERIALATGATQFELLSRSTERDVRALRAAGFDGEIAVYAPTVLAENEDDILDAVGAYVSRRGPVRRALPDDCATDSSATGRAREVLLAASTDFALVGDEETVAARVESLRGVGVDTVVGYPARGLDELFD; encoded by the coding sequence ATGACTCCCGACACTACTCACTCCGACAGCACCGCCCGACGAACCACTTCCGAGTCCGTCGGGCCGTTCCCGCGTATCGGGATCGACGCTGTCGCGCTCAAACCCACCGAGGTCGACCTCGCGCGGGCGGCCGACCTCGGGGCGTCGACGCTCGTGATCGACTACGAGGGCCGCGAGTCGTTCCCCGACGCGGGGACGCTCCGGCGCCTCGCCGAGACCGCCGCGGTCCGGGTCACCACTCCCGTCCGCGCCGACGGGCTGGACCCGCTCGGCGACGACTCGCTGGCCGCCGACCTCCCCGCCGAGGTCGGGCGCGTGCTCGTCGCGGGCCACGGCGCCTACCTCTCGGAGGCGGAAACCGGCCGCGCCATCGCGCCCCGCTTCGGCGAAGCGATCGAGCAGCACCCCGACGCGTGGGTCGGCACCGAGGGCGTCGAGCGGATCGCGCTCGCCACGGGCGCGACCCAGTTCGAACTGCTCTCGCGCTCGACCGAACGGGACGTTCGCGCGCTCCGGGCCGCCGGCTTCGACGGCGAGATCGCGGTGTACGCGCCGACGGTCCTCGCCGAGAACGAGGACGACATCCTCGATGCCGTCGGCGCCTACGTCTCCCGACGTGGCCCCGTTCGCCGGGCGCTGCCCGACGACTGCGCGACGGACTCGTCGGCGACCGGCCGGGCTCGTGAGGTGCTGCTGGCCGCGAGCACGGACTTCGCTCTTGTCGGCGACGAGGAGACGGTCGCGGCGCGCGTCGAGAGCCTCCGCGGCGTCGGCGTCGACACTGTCGTCGGCTACCCGGCGCGCGGGCTGGACGAACTGTTCGACTGA
- a CDS encoding DUF7109 family protein, translated as MEEATHDELAGIVDLFDALSRGELQQALVELAYRRGADVREAVVDEAIAEAVREYYLVELDADAVDGSVAADEALIVGPAAFPMLPAEGEDLPHILDVPDRSVDRAAAAARVAERLRAETDTAVEAGDEARADTLIDATYDAEAWGSVDLTATRDRLLSLVD; from the coding sequence ATGGAAGAGGCCACCCACGACGAACTCGCGGGGATCGTCGACCTGTTCGACGCGCTCAGCCGCGGGGAACTGCAACAGGCGCTGGTCGAACTCGCCTACCGCCGCGGCGCCGACGTACGCGAGGCAGTCGTCGACGAGGCCATCGCCGAAGCCGTCCGGGAGTACTACCTCGTCGAACTCGACGCCGACGCCGTCGACGGCAGCGTGGCGGCCGACGAGGCACTCATCGTCGGCCCAGCCGCGTTCCCGATGCTGCCCGCCGAGGGCGAGGACTTGCCCCACATCCTCGACGTTCCCGACCGATCGGTGGACCGTGCGGCCGCGGCGGCGCGCGTCGCCGAGCGCCTGCGGGCCGAGACCGACACGGCCGTGGAGGCGGGCGACGAGGCCCGCGCGGACACCCTGATCGACGCCACCTACGACGCCGAGGCGTGGGGTTCGGTCGATCTGACGGCGACGCGCGATCGCCTGCTCTCGCTGGTCGACTGA
- a CDS encoding DUF99 family protein, translating to MKPGQRALGVAFSDGETVSTCAGAVVRADRVVDGLAYERCAVGGDDATDAVCTLIGRIDRPDVAALLLAGVAPAWFNLLDPVRIHDETGLPTLSISFESSPGLAPAIREHFDGAAREWRLDAYDALPPRRSLSVNDERLFVRAVGVDAPVAESAGAESRAGDGIPPLAPDCEAAQLVRGFTPEGGRPEPLRVARLAARAGREFGARLTE from the coding sequence ATTAAGCCGGGGCAGCGCGCCCTCGGCGTCGCGTTCTCCGACGGGGAGACCGTCTCGACGTGTGCCGGCGCGGTGGTGCGCGCCGACCGCGTGGTGGACGGACTCGCCTACGAGCGCTGCGCCGTCGGCGGCGACGACGCCACCGACGCGGTGTGTACCCTGATCGGCCGTATCGACCGACCGGACGTTGCAGCCCTCCTGCTCGCGGGGGTCGCCCCCGCGTGGTTCAACCTCCTCGACCCCGTCCGTATCCACGACGAGACGGGGCTCCCGACCCTCTCGATTTCCTTCGAAAGCAGCCCCGGGCTCGCCCCGGCGATCAGAGAGCACTTCGACGGCGCCGCCCGGGAGTGGCGACTCGACGCCTACGACGCGCTTCCGCCGCGGCGGTCGCTGTCGGTGAACGACGAACGACTGTTCGTCCGCGCCGTCGGCGTCGACGCACCGGTGGCCGAGAGCGCCGGCGCTGAGAGCCGGGCGGGCGACGGCATCCCGCCGCTCGCCCCGGACTGTGAGGCCGCCCAGTTGGTCCGTGGCTTCACCCCCGAGGGCGGCCGTCCCGAACCGCTCCGGGTGGCACGACTAGCCGCGCGGGCGGGCCGTGAGTTCGGCGCGAGGCTGACCGAGTGA
- a CDS encoding potassium channel family protein yields MEPDVAYEPVSVKDVLSEMKDTAELLIDLSYSAVLSGSDEVAQEVLALEERMDVLQLQARMSVLMAARSPEDAEQLAPVLGVVGAAEKIANAAGDIAKVVIEEIGLPDAMRAAIPEATEALVRAEVTADSQYAGRTLGAINMETESGVRTIAVRRSSQTGKRAWITNPDRDTGIEAGDVLLLRGMDEGLATVYEAATGTAYEPPEPVDSPIEDLDRAVDSIVTMKDMSELAVDLAYGAVLFDSEAVAEEVVELEAEVDALKSRLEAWTLRAAAHVEDPVELRGLVHLAAATEVISDAALELSEGVLRGLDAHPVVAAAVEESDEVIVRLIVGDGADIAGDTLGELELGTETGTRVIAVRRPGEETAWVVSPDADTALRAGDVLVAKGTRAGAERLSTLAGDPQAFDT; encoded by the coding sequence ATGGAGCCCGACGTGGCGTACGAGCCGGTCAGCGTCAAGGACGTGTTGTCCGAGATGAAGGACACGGCCGAACTCCTGATCGACCTCTCGTACTCCGCGGTGCTGTCGGGCAGCGACGAGGTCGCACAGGAGGTCCTCGCGCTGGAGGAGCGCATGGACGTGCTCCAGCTACAGGCCCGGATGAGCGTCCTGATGGCCGCTCGGAGCCCCGAGGACGCCGAGCAGTTGGCGCCCGTCCTCGGCGTCGTCGGCGCCGCCGAGAAGATCGCCAACGCCGCCGGCGACATCGCGAAGGTCGTGATCGAGGAGATCGGCCTCCCCGACGCGATGCGGGCGGCGATCCCCGAGGCGACCGAGGCGCTCGTCCGCGCCGAGGTCACGGCCGACTCCCAGTACGCCGGCCGGACGCTGGGCGCGATCAACATGGAGACCGAGAGCGGCGTGCGGACCATCGCGGTCCGCCGATCGAGTCAGACGGGCAAGCGCGCGTGGATCACCAACCCCGACCGGGACACCGGGATCGAGGCCGGCGACGTGCTCCTGCTCCGCGGGATGGACGAGGGGCTGGCGACGGTGTACGAAGCGGCGACGGGCACCGCCTACGAGCCACCCGAACCCGTCGACAGCCCGATCGAGGACCTCGACCGGGCGGTCGACTCCATCGTGACGATGAAGGACATGAGCGAACTCGCCGTCGACCTGGCCTACGGCGCGGTACTGTTCGACAGCGAGGCCGTCGCCGAGGAAGTCGTCGAACTGGAGGCGGAGGTGGACGCGCTCAAGTCCCGGCTGGAGGCGTGGACGCTCCGGGCCGCCGCTCACGTCGAGGACCCCGTCGAACTCCGGGGACTGGTCCACCTCGCGGCCGCGACGGAGGTCATCAGCGACGCCGCGCTCGAACTCAGCGAGGGGGTGCTCCGCGGACTCGACGCCCACCCCGTCGTCGCCGCTGCCGTCGAGGAGAGCGACGAGGTGATCGTCCGGCTGATCGTCGGCGACGGCGCCGACATCGCGGGCGACACGCTCGGGGAGTTAGAACTCGGCACCGAGACGGGAACCCGCGTTATCGCGGTCCGGCGCCCCGGTGAGGAGACTGCGTGGGTCGTCTCGCCGGACGCCGACACCGCGCTCAGGGCCGGCGACGTGCTCGTCGCCAAGGGGACCCGAGCGGGTGCCGAGCGGCTCTCGACGCTGGCGGGCGACCCGCAAGCGTTCGATACGTAG
- a CDS encoding DUF7536 family protein, producing the protein MSEEPPETSVAPLIEALSVRRNAAIGAATGLALAVLAYAFRLGRAAGPFTGTRQFPVLGETGWFLLLSVVLASAAALLVTTVLTLGSLVLLVRTEL; encoded by the coding sequence ATGAGCGAGGAGCCACCGGAGACTTCCGTCGCGCCGCTGATCGAGGCGCTGTCGGTGCGGCGAAACGCCGCCATCGGCGCCGCCACGGGGCTGGCGCTCGCGGTGCTGGCCTACGCCTTCCGCCTCGGCCGCGCCGCCGGCCCCTTTACCGGCACCCGACAGTTCCCCGTGCTCGGCGAGACCGGTTGGTTCCTGTTGCTGTCAGTCGTGCTGGCAAGCGCGGCGGCGCTGCTGGTGACGACGGTGTTGACGCTCGGCTCGCTGGTACTGCTCGTCCGGACGGAACTGTAG
- the thsB gene encoding thermosome subunit beta translates to MSQRQRTGGQPMIIMGEDSQRVKDKDAQEYNISAARAVAEAVRSTLGPKGMDKMLVDSMGDVTITNDGVTILEEMDIDNPTAEMIVEVAETQEEEAGDGTTTAVAIAGELLKNAEELLEQDIHPTAVIKGFHLASEQAREEIGDISRDVDPSDTELLAKVAETSMTGKGAELDKEHLAQLIVEAVEAVTVEADDGSHVVDLANLKIETQKGRAVSESDLLNGAVVSKDPVHDNMPREVEDADTLLLDAAIEVDEAGVDTNVSIDSPDQLQSFLDQEEKELREKVDAIVETGADVVFCQKGIDDLAQHYLAKEGVLAVRRVKSSDIGFLKNVLGGSVASNFADLSDADLGHGSVRRDEGDEMFYVEGDDTHGVTLLLRGSTDHVVDELERGVSDALNVVATTVSDGRVVAGGGAIEVELASRLREYADSVTGREQLAVEAFADSLELVPRVLAENAGLDSIDTLVDLRAAHEAGDETAGLNVFSSDIEDTYEAGVVEPAHSKEQAVSSATEAANLVLKIDDIIAAGDLSTSGGDDEGGAGGMGGMGGMGGAM, encoded by the coding sequence ATGAGTCAACGACAGCGAACCGGAGGCCAGCCGATGATCATCATGGGCGAGGACTCCCAGCGAGTGAAGGACAAGGACGCACAGGAGTACAACATCTCGGCGGCGCGTGCGGTCGCCGAGGCCGTGCGTTCCACACTCGGCCCGAAAGGGATGGACAAGATGCTCGTCGACTCGATGGGCGACGTAACCATCACCAACGACGGCGTCACCATCCTCGAGGAGATGGACATCGACAACCCGACGGCCGAGATGATCGTCGAGGTCGCCGAGACTCAGGAGGAGGAGGCCGGCGACGGGACGACGACCGCCGTCGCCATCGCGGGCGAACTCCTGAAGAACGCCGAGGAACTCCTCGAACAGGACATCCACCCGACGGCCGTCATCAAGGGGTTCCACCTCGCCTCCGAGCAGGCCCGCGAGGAGATCGGCGACATCTCGCGTGACGTGGACCCGAGCGACACCGAACTGCTGGCGAAGGTCGCCGAGACCTCGATGACCGGCAAGGGCGCGGAACTCGACAAGGAGCACCTCGCCCAGCTCATCGTCGAGGCCGTCGAGGCCGTCACCGTCGAGGCCGACGACGGCAGCCACGTCGTCGACCTCGCCAACCTCAAGATCGAGACCCAGAAGGGACGTGCGGTCTCGGAGTCCGACCTGCTCAACGGCGCGGTCGTCTCGAAGGACCCCGTCCACGACAACATGCCCCGCGAGGTCGAGGACGCCGACACGCTCCTCCTCGACGCGGCCATCGAGGTCGACGAGGCCGGCGTGGACACCAACGTCTCCATCGACTCGCCCGATCAGCTCCAGTCGTTCCTCGACCAGGAGGAAAAGGAGCTCCGCGAGAAGGTCGACGCCATCGTCGAGACCGGCGCGGACGTGGTGTTCTGCCAGAAGGGCATCGACGACCTCGCCCAGCACTACCTCGCGAAGGAGGGCGTCCTCGCGGTCCGCCGCGTGAAGTCCTCCGACATCGGCTTCCTGAAGAACGTCCTCGGGGGCAGCGTCGCCTCCAACTTCGCGGACCTCTCGGATGCGGACCTCGGCCACGGCTCGGTGCGCCGTGACGAGGGCGACGAGATGTTCTACGTCGAGGGCGACGACACCCACGGTGTCACGCTCCTGCTTCGGGGCTCCACCGACCACGTCGTCGACGAACTCGAACGCGGCGTCTCCGACGCGCTCAACGTGGTCGCCACGACCGTCTCCGACGGCCGCGTCGTCGCCGGCGGCGGTGCCATCGAGGTCGAACTCGCCAGCCGCCTGCGCGAGTACGCCGACTCCGTCACCGGTCGCGAGCAGCTCGCGGTCGAGGCGTTCGCCGACTCGCTCGAACTCGTCCCCCGCGTCCTCGCCGAGAACGCCGGGCTGGATTCCATCGACACGCTGGTCGACCTGCGCGCGGCCCACGAGGCCGGCGACGAGACTGCGGGGCTGAACGTCTTCAGCAGCGACATCGAGGACACCTACGAGGCCGGCGTCGTCGAGCCGGCCCACTCGAAGGAGCAGGCCGTCTCCAGTGCCACCGAGGCCGCGAACCTCGTGCTCAAAATCGACGACATCATCGCGGCCGGCGACCTGTCGACCTCGGGCGGTGACGACGAGGGCGGCGCCGGCGGCATGGGCGGTATGGGTGGCATGGGCGGCGCGATGTAA